A window of the Penaeus monodon isolate SGIC_2016 chromosome 11, NSTDA_Pmon_1, whole genome shotgun sequence genome harbors these coding sequences:
- the LOC119578519 gene encoding casein kinase I-like gives MAAAAILEFSPNSIGHICMKKEPQTAETKATQERHLGKLGSQGTARRALADAQLCLLGKGSNGSVCLVRYEGQLCALKTGLKACYTAAFEKEAAIMAKLGGAGGAPLPLGFCPETPALLMTFCGSRSLEDRKDLGDQVLLQIGVRLAQALQEVHLHDIVHCDLKPDNVTLQFAEDGRLHSLHVIDYGFACAVGGSLPRRRTQNPKPWYCHCFYNGTPMRKECDVQGLGYVLELLEEAMTLESPALDELIARAFDPEHEKRPTLQEAEALLSGLLASLSETEADVEAEETREAQEERREARSLPLRLPASCGPPSAPAFLSLQTEGGKQGN, from the exons ATGGCGGCCGCCGCCATATTGGAATT CTCCCCTAACTCTATCGGACACATCTGCATGAAAAAGGAACCGCAGACGGCTGAAACTAAGGCAACACAAGAGCGGCATCTCGGAAAGCTTGGTTCCCAGGGCACAGCGCGCAGG GCGCTCGCCGACGCCCAGCTGTGCCTGCTGGGGAAGGGCTCCAACGGCAGCGTCTGCCTCGTGCGCTACGAGGGCCAGCTGTGCGCCCTCAAGACGGGCCTGAAGGCGTGCTACACTGCCGCCTTCGAAAAGGAGGCCGCCATAATGGCCAAGCTGGGGGGAGCGGggggcgcccccctccccctgggtTTCTGCCCCGAGACTCCCGCCCTCCTAATGACCTTCTGCGGCTCGCGCAGCCTGGAGGACCGCAAGGACCTGGGCGACCAAGTCCTCCTCCAGATCGGCGTCCGCCTGGCCCAGGCCCTCCAGGAGGTGCACCTCCACGACATCGTGCACTGCGACCTCAAACCCGACAACGTAACCCTCCAGTTCGCCGAGGACGGCCGCCTGCACTCCCTCCACGTCATCGACTACGGCTTCGCGTGCGCCGTGGGCGGCTCGCTCCCCCGCAGGAGGACGCAGAACCCCAAGCCGTGGTACTGCCACTGCTTCTACAACGGCACGCCCATGCGCAAGGAGTGCGACGTGCAGGGACTCGGCTACGTGCTCGAGCTCCTGGAGGAGGCCATGACGCTCGAGTCGCCCGCCCTCGACGAGCTCATCGCAAGGGCCTTCGATCCCGAGCACGAGAAGCGACCGACGCTGCAGGAGGCGGAGGCCTTGCTGTCCGGCCTGCTAGCGAGCCTCAGCGAGACCGAGGCCGACGTCGAGGCCGAGGAGACCCGGGAGGCGCAGGAGGAGCGGCGCGAGGCGCGCAGCCTTCCGCTGCGACTCCCCGCGTCCTGCGGGCCTCCGTCGGCGCCTGCCTTCCTCTCGCTgcagacggaaggagggaagcaaGGGAACTGA